Proteins from one Alysiella filiformis genomic window:
- the gyrB gene encoding DNA topoisomerase (ATP-hydrolyzing) subunit B, with amino-acid sequence MTEQTQQNPQEYGADSIQVLEGLEAVRKRPGMYIGDTQDGSGLHHMVFEVLDNAIDEALAGHCDQITVAINADESITIEDNGRGIPTGIHPKEGRSAAEVIMTILHAGGKFDNNSYKVSGGLHGVGVSVVNALSDWLKLTIWREGKEHFVEFKRGDTVEPLKVVGECAPEKHGTRVQFLASEDTFGTVQYKFETLAKRIRELSFLNNGVKIELLDKRDGKSENFAESGGVVGFVQYTTGSKKPLHDKVFYAIGEKDGMTVECAMQWNESYQESVQCFTNNIPQRDGGTHLTALRQVMTRTINQYIEANEIAKKAKIDTSGDDMREGLTCVLSVKLPDPKFSSQTKDKLVSSEISPVVNEVLSQALHDFLEENPTDAKIICGKIVEAARAREAARKARELTRRKGVMDGLGLPGKLADCQEKDPALSELYLVEGDSAGGSAKQGRDRKFQAILPLKGKILNVERARFERMLASQEVATLITALGTSIGKEEFNLEKLRYHRIIIMTDADVDGAHIRTLLLTFFYRQMPELIERGYVYIAQPPLYKAKHGKTERYLKDETEKDEFLLSLALEGAKLVSGSRVLEGAELAKIAKQFLRAQNTIAEESRVIDGAVLRALIDIEAIDLSNEINAKKAVDALSGCLKNQEIALEYVAGNDGGHFIKITRQLHGNVAISYLDQKFVDSKAHQVIRKTAEQQRGLIGENGAQLHKNQDVQDVKDFEQALNILLQNAQKGMMIQRYKGLGEMNPEQLWETTMNPEVRRLLKVRIEDAIAADEIFVTLMGDEVEPRRAFIESNALVAQNIDI; translated from the coding sequence ATGACCGAACAAACGCAACAAAATCCCCAAGAATACGGCGCAGACAGCATTCAAGTATTGGAAGGCTTGGAAGCCGTCCGCAAACGCCCTGGTATGTACATTGGCGACACCCAAGACGGCTCGGGTTTGCACCACATGGTGTTTGAAGTGCTGGACAACGCCATTGACGAAGCCCTAGCAGGGCATTGCGACCAAATCACGGTCGCCATCAACGCGGACGAATCCATCACCATTGAAGACAACGGACGCGGCATTCCCACAGGCATACACCCCAAAGAAGGGCGTTCCGCCGCCGAAGTCATCATGACCATACTCCACGCAGGCGGCAAATTCGACAACAACAGCTACAAAGTATCAGGCGGCTTGCATGGCGTGGGCGTGTCGGTGGTAAACGCGCTTTCAGATTGGCTCAAACTCACCATTTGGCGCGAAGGCAAAGAGCATTTCGTGGAATTTAAGCGCGGCGACACCGTAGAACCGCTCAAAGTGGTGGGCGAATGCGCCCCCGAAAAACACGGCACGCGCGTCCAATTTCTCGCCAGCGAAGACACTTTTGGCACGGTGCAATACAAATTTGAAACGCTCGCCAAACGAATCCGCGAATTGTCTTTTTTAAACAATGGTGTAAAAATTGAATTGCTCGACAAACGCGATGGCAAAAGCGAAAATTTTGCCGAAAGCGGCGGCGTGGTCGGCTTTGTGCAATACACGACAGGCAGCAAAAAACCCTTACACGACAAAGTGTTCTACGCGATTGGCGAAAAAGATGGCATGACCGTAGAATGCGCGATGCAATGGAACGAAAGTTACCAAGAATCCGTGCAATGTTTTACCAACAATATTCCGCAACGCGATGGCGGCACGCATTTAACCGCCTTGCGCCAAGTCATGACGCGCACCATCAACCAATACATTGAAGCCAACGAAATCGCCAAAAAAGCCAAAATTGACACATCAGGCGATGACATGCGCGAAGGTTTGACTTGCGTGTTGTCGGTTAAATTGCCCGACCCAAAATTCTCTTCACAAACAAAGGATAAGCTGGTTTCCAGCGAAATCTCGCCTGTGGTAAACGAGGTTTTGTCGCAAGCCTTGCACGATTTTTTGGAAGAAAATCCCACCGATGCGAAAATCATTTGCGGCAAAATCGTGGAAGCCGCCCGCGCCCGCGAAGCCGCCCGCAAAGCGCGTGAACTCACACGCAGAAAAGGCGTGATGGACGGTTTGGGTTTACCAGGTAAATTGGCGGATTGTCAGGAAAAAGACCCTGCATTATCAGAGCTTTATTTGGTGGAGGGCGATTCGGCAGGCGGTTCGGCAAAACAGGGGCGCGACCGCAAATTCCAAGCCATTTTGCCGCTTAAAGGCAAGATTTTGAACGTGGAACGGGCGCGTTTTGAACGCATGCTTGCCAGCCAAGAAGTCGCCACGCTGATTACCGCGCTTGGCACGAGCATTGGCAAGGAAGAGTTTAATCTAGAAAAATTGCGCTACCACCGAATCATCATCATGACGGACGCGGACGTGGACGGCGCACACATTCGCACGCTGTTGCTCACGTTTTTCTATCGCCAAATGCCTGAATTGATTGAGCGCGGCTATGTTTACATCGCCCAGCCGCCTCTCTACAAAGCCAAACACGGCAAAACGGAACGCTACCTGAAAGACGAAACGGAAAAAGACGAATTTTTGTTGAGTTTGGCTTTGGAGGGCGCGAAGTTGGTTTCAGGCAGCCGCGTTTTGGAAGGCGCGGAATTGGCGAAAATCGCCAAGCAATTTTTGCGCGCCCAAAACACGATTGCCGAAGAAAGTCGTGTGATTGATGGGGCGGTGTTACGCGCTTTGATTGACATTGAAGCCATTGATTTGAGTAATGAAATCAATGCGAAAAAGGCGGTGGACGCGCTTTCAGGCTGCCTGAAAAATCAGGAAATCGCTTTGGAATATGTGGCGGGCAACGATGGCGGTCATTTCATCAAAATCACGCGCCAGTTGCACGGCAATGTGGCGATTTCCTATCTTGACCAAAAATTTGTGGACAGCAAAGCCCACCAAGTCATTCGCAAAACGGCTGAACAGCAGCGCGGTTTGATTGGCGAAAATGGCGCACAATTGCATAAAAATCAAGATGTTCAAGATGTGAAAGATTTTGAGCAGGCTTTGAACATTTTGTTGCAAAACGCGCAAAAAGGCATGATGATTCAACGCTATAAAGGTTTGGGCGAGATGAACCCCGAGCAGCTTTGGGAAACCACCATGAACCCCGAAGTGCGCCGTTTGCTCAAAGTGCGGATTGAAGACGCGATTGCGGCTGATGAAATTTTCGTTACGCTGATGGGCGATGAAGTGGAGCCGCGCAGGGCGTTTATTGAAAGCAATGCGTTGGTGGCGCAGAATATTGATATTTAA
- a CDS encoding DUF1543 domain-containing protein, translating into MKLYQFYLGIQMPHANLEMHDVQFAVAPTPQAAFADLKRIWAHTDARLHIDGWREINWVAGYDIVLQNQAHELPEKLFFVNVGAYQEGDLAELHAFDLFVASDEQDAKRQALATLLPHANQQHKDNLKDVDNILQLNQFHDWFVHLRPNPNGQAKAIEFQGYLPI; encoded by the coding sequence ATGAAACTCTACCAATTTTATTTGGGCATACAAATGCCACACGCCAATTTGGAAATGCACGATGTGCAATTTGCCGTTGCGCCCACGCCCCAAGCGGCTTTTGCCGATTTGAAACGCATTTGGGCGCACACCGATGCGCGTTTGCACATAGACGGTTGGCGCGAAATCAACTGGGTGGCTGGCTACGATATTGTCTTGCAAAATCAAGCCCATGAATTGCCTGAAAAATTGTTTTTTGTGAATGTGGGGGCGTATCAAGAGGGCGATTTGGCGGAATTGCACGCCTTTGATTTGTTTGTGGCAAGCGATGAGCAAGACGCGAAACGCCAAGCCCTTGCCACGCTGTTGCCGCACGCCAATCAGCAGCACAAAGACAATTTGAAAGATGTGGACAATATTTTGCAGCTCAATCAATTTCACGATTGGTTTGTCCATTTGCGCCCCAATCCAAATGGTCAAGCAAAAGCGATTGAATTTCAAGGTTATTTACCCATTTGA
- a CDS encoding PhzF family phenazine biosynthesis protein: MPQTIRQFTVDAFTNQIFKGNPAAVCLLDNWLDDRILLHIAQENNLSETAFIVPQGDEFLLRYFTPKAEIDLCGHATLASAFVLHHILANPPENVVFHTQVGKLSVQKQDDLFLMDFPVFELQKLENVAQIGAILGVMPKEVYLGRDLLCVFDDENVVKNYQADHAKIAQLDGLLCHFTAQSTQFDCISRSFAPKLGIGEDPVCGSGHCHILPYWAKVLGKNRLIGYQASARSGILHGEIKGERMILGGQAVLFAKSEIYVNV; encoded by the coding sequence ATGCCCCAAACCATACGCCAATTTACCGTTGATGCCTTTACCAATCAAATATTTAAGGGCAATCCTGCGGCGGTGTGTTTATTGGATAATTGGCTGGACGACCGCATTTTGTTGCACATTGCCCAAGAAAACAATTTGTCCGAAACCGCCTTTATTGTGCCGCAAGGCGATGAATTTTTATTGCGCTATTTCACGCCCAAAGCGGAAATTGATTTATGCGGACACGCCACGCTTGCCAGCGCGTTTGTGTTGCATCACATTTTGGCAAATCCGCCTGAAAATGTGGTTTTTCACACCCAAGTTGGCAAATTAAGTGTGCAAAAACAAGATGATTTGTTTTTAATGGACTTTCCTGTATTTGAATTGCAAAAGCTGGAAAATGTGGCACAAATTGGCGCGATTTTGGGCGTGATGCCGAAAGAAGTGTATTTGGGGCGCGATTTATTGTGTGTTTTTGATGATGAAAATGTGGTCAAAAATTACCAAGCAGACCATGCCAAAATCGCACAATTAGACGGACTTTTGTGTCATTTTACCGCCCAAAGCACGCAATTTGACTGCATTTCACGTTCATTTGCCCCTAAACTTGGGATTGGCGAAGACCCTGTGTGTGGCAGTGGGCATTGCCATATTTTGCCTTATTGGGCAAAGGTGTTGGGCAAAAATCGCTTAATCGGCTATCAAGCCAGCGCAAGAAGTGGCATTTTGCATGGCGAAATCAAAGGCGAACGCATGATTTTGGGTGGGCAAGCGGTGTTGTTTGCCAAATCGGAAATTTATGTGAACGTGTGA
- a CDS encoding peptide chain release factor 3, translating into MSAELLAHVQKRRTFAIISHPDAGKTTLTEKLLLFSGAIQSAGTVKGKKTGKFATSDWMEIEQQRGISVASSVMQFEYKDHTVNLLDTPGHQDFSEDTYRVLTAVDSALMVIDAAKGVEAQTIKLLNVCRMRNTPIVTFMNKYDREVRDSLELLDEVENILKIRCAPVTWPIGMGKNFKGVYHILNDEIYLFEAGGEKLPHEFDILKGIDNPELDKKFPMEIQQLRDEIELVQAASNEFDLGEFLSGSLTPVFFGSAINNFGVQEILNSLIDWAPAPKPRHATVRDVQPEEPKFSGFIFKIQANMDPKHRDRIAFLRVCSGKFERGMKIKHLRINREISASSVVTFMSHERELAEEAYAGDIIGIPNHGNIQIGDSFSEGEMLAFTGIPFFAPELFRSVRIKNPLKMKQLQKGLQQLGEEGAVQVFKPHSGADLILGAVGVLQFEVVTARLAAEYGVEAVFDNVSVWSARWVSCDDKKKLAEFEKANAANLATDAGGNLAYLAPNRVNLNLTQERWKDIVFHETREHSVNLND; encoded by the coding sequence ATGTCAGCAGAATTATTAGCACACGTTCAAAAACGCCGCACTTTTGCGATTATTTCCCACCCCGACGCGGGCAAAACCACCTTAACCGAAAAATTGCTGCTGTTTTCAGGCGCGATTCAGAGCGCAGGCACGGTAAAAGGCAAAAAAACAGGCAAATTCGCCACTTCCGACTGGATGGAAATTGAGCAACAGCGCGGCATTTCCGTTGCGTCCAGCGTCATGCAATTTGAATACAAAGACCACACCGTCAATCTGCTGGACACCCCTGGACACCAAGACTTTTCCGAAGACACCTACCGCGTACTCACGGCGGTGGACAGCGCACTGATGGTGATTGACGCGGCAAAAGGCGTGGAAGCGCAAACCATTAAATTATTGAATGTTTGCCGCATGCGCAACACGCCCATCGTTACCTTCATGAACAAATACGACCGCGAAGTGCGCGACAGCTTGGAATTGCTGGACGAAGTGGAAAACATTTTGAAAATCCGTTGTGCGCCCGTAACTTGGCCCATCGGCATGGGCAAAAATTTCAAGGGCGTGTACCACATTTTGAACGATGAAATTTACCTGTTTGAAGCAGGTGGCGAAAAATTGCCCCACGAATTTGACATCCTCAAAGGCATAGACAATCCCGAGTTGGATAAAAAATTCCCTATGGAAATTCAACAACTTCGTGATGAAATTGAGTTGGTGCAAGCCGCGTCCAACGAATTTGATTTGGGCGAATTTCTTTCAGGCAGCCTGACTCCTGTGTTTTTCGGTTCAGCGATTAACAATTTTGGCGTGCAAGAAATTTTGAATTCGCTGATTGATTGGGCGCCTGCACCCAAACCACGCCATGCCACCGTGCGCGATGTGCAACCCGAAGAGCCAAAATTTTCAGGATTTATCTTTAAAATTCAAGCCAATATGGACCCAAAACACCGCGACCGCATTGCCTTTTTGCGCGTGTGTTCGGGCAAATTTGAACGCGGCATGAAAATCAAGCACTTACGCATCAACCGTGAAATTTCAGCCAGCAGCGTGGTTACCTTTATGTCGCACGAGCGCGAGTTGGCGGAAGAAGCCTACGCGGGCGACATCATCGGCATTCCCAATCACGGCAACATTCAGATTGGCGACAGTTTTTCCGAAGGCGAAATGTTGGCGTTTACAGGCATTCCGTTTTTCGCGCCCGAATTATTCCGCAGCGTCCGCATTAAAAATCCGCTTAAAATGAAACAGTTGCAAAAAGGTTTGCAACAGTTGGGCGAAGAAGGCGCGGTGCAGGTGTTCAAACCGCATTCGGGCGCGGATTTGATTTTGGGCGCGGTGGGCGTGTTGCAATTTGAGGTGGTAACGGCACGATTGGCGGCAGAATATGGTGTGGAAGCGGTGTTTGACAATGTGTCGGTGTGGTCGGCGCGTTGGGTTTCCTGCGATGACAAGAAAAAATTGGCGGAATTTGAAAAAGCCAATGCCGCCAATTTGGCGACAGACGCAGGCGGCAATTTGGCGTATCTCGCGCCCAATCGCGTGAATTTGAATTTGACCCAAGAGCGTTGGAAAGACATTGTGTTCCACGAAACGCGCGAGCATTCGGTTAATTTGAATGATTGA
- a CDS encoding DUF6636 domain-containing protein, with amino-acid sequence MKKTLLSLILLASSPFLSAQTYSLNFQMPSSNVICGGDLPADESQNRAAWHGVACTMVTPLVLPQYELADQCSNGWGYEFILPAQGAADRPCHTHLPVQFDAPVLKYGAEMRGQGWSCKSEYSGLTCTNQDGSGFKLRKSEQTLFSGSSTNEEMPQPETESASEVAPPESE; translated from the coding sequence ATGAAAAAAACACTTCTTTCCCTGATTTTGCTGGCAAGCAGCCCATTTTTGTCTGCTCAAACATACAGTTTGAATTTCCAAATGCCCAGTAGCAACGTGATTTGCGGTGGCGATTTGCCCGCCGATGAAAGCCAAAATCGCGCCGCATGGCATGGCGTGGCTTGCACCATGGTTACACCCTTGGTGCTGCCCCAATATGAACTTGCCGACCAATGCAGCAACGGTTGGGGATACGAATTCATTTTGCCCGCACAGGGTGCCGCCGACCGCCCTTGCCACACCCATTTGCCCGTGCAATTTGACGCACCCGTGTTGAAATACGGTGCAGAAATGCGCGGTCAGGGCTGGTCGTGCAAAAGTGAATATTCAGGATTGACTTGCACCAATCAAGACGGAAGCGGCTTCAAATTGCGCAAAAGCGAGCAAACTTTGTTTTCAGGCAGCAGCACCAACGAAGAAATGCCGCAGCCTGAAACCGAATCCGCCAGCGAAGTTGCGCCACCCGAATCCGAATAA
- the fdx gene encoding ISC system 2Fe-2S type ferredoxin, protein MPKITILPHAELCPEGKIIENVPAGQNVCDLLLEHHIEIEHACDKSCACTTCHVIIRKGFSSLTEPTELEEDLLDQAWGLEAESRLSCQAIVANEDLVVEIPKYTINHAREH, encoded by the coding sequence ATGCCAAAAATCACCATTTTACCCCACGCCGAACTCTGCCCCGAAGGCAAAATCATTGAAAATGTGCCTGCTGGTCAAAACGTGTGCGATTTGCTGCTCGAACACCACATTGAAATTGAACACGCTTGCGATAAATCATGTGCTTGCACCACTTGCCATGTGATTATTCGCAAAGGATTCAGCAGCTTAACCGAACCCACCGAATTGGAAGAAGATTTGCTTGACCAAGCATGGGGTTTGGAAGCAGAATCGCGTTTAAGTTGCCAAGCCATTGTTGCCAATGAAGATTTGGTCGTGGAAATCCCCAAATACACCATCAACCACGCTCGTGAACACTGA
- a CDS encoding 2,3-diphosphoglycerate-dependent phosphoglycerate mutase, with amino-acid sequence MELVFIRHGLSEWNAKNLFTGWRDVKLSEQGIAEAQEAGRKIKAAGYEFDLAFTSVLTRAIKTCNIVLEESDQLWVPQIKTWRLNERHYGQLQGLDKKQTAEKYGDEQVHIWRRSYDTLPPLLDKNDEFSAHNDRRYAHLPSDVVPDGENLKVTLERVLPFWHDQIAPAVLSGKRVLVAAHGNSLRALAKHIEGISDDDIMGLEIPTGQPLVYRLDAQLNVIEKFYL; translated from the coding sequence ATGGAACTGGTATTTATCCGCCACGGTTTGAGCGAGTGGAACGCCAAAAACCTGTTTACAGGCTGGCGCGATGTCAAATTGAGCGAACAAGGCATTGCCGAAGCCCAAGAAGCAGGACGCAAAATCAAAGCTGCAGGCTATGAATTTGACCTTGCCTTCACATCGGTGCTGACCCGCGCCATCAAAACCTGCAATATTGTTTTGGAAGAATCCGACCAACTGTGGGTGCCACAAATCAAAACATGGCGTTTAAACGAACGCCACTACGGACAACTGCAAGGCTTGGACAAAAAACAAACCGCCGAAAAATATGGCGATGAACAAGTACACATTTGGCGCAGAAGCTACGATACTTTGCCCCCCTTGTTGGACAAAAACGATGAATTTTCCGCCCACAACGACCGCCGCTATGCCCACCTGCCCAGCGATGTGGTGCCAGATGGCGAAAATTTGAAAGTAACTTTGGAACGCGTGTTGCCATTTTGGCACGACCAAATTGCGCCAGCCGTGTTATCGGGCAAGCGCGTGTTGGTGGCGGCGCACGGCAATTCGCTGCGCGCTTTGGCAAAACACATTGAAGGCATTTCCGATGACGACATCATGGGCTTGGAAATTCCCACAGGTCAGCCCTTGGTTTATCGCTTGGACGCACAACTGAATGTGATTGAGAAATTTTATCTCTGA
- a CDS encoding 1-acylglycerol-3-phosphate O-acyltransferase, producing the protein MIRALWRIVRLLMWLLRTAFQFKNGANRLPEHQQQHLRDIAAQGLAILNVKVDIAATSPPQQGVLMVANHVSWLDILAIMAHFPASFIAAKELKNWLIVGKIIASADTVFIDRSNRKDIEPINAAIAQALQQGKNVCFFPEARTSLGNGVLPLKAALFQAAINANAPVQVLALRYYDEQNQRTSQVTFSDTPFFVSLWRIARLPEIHLKINEITLPPPQTLPECDRFVLKDKAQDYLREVVCADSPNPDLLIKEKP; encoded by the coding sequence ATGATACGCGCTTTGTGGCGCATTGTGCGCCTGCTGATGTGGCTGTTGCGCACGGCTTTTCAATTCAAAAATGGGGCAAACAGGCTGCCTGAACACCAACAACAGCATTTGCGCGACATTGCCGCACAAGGCTTGGCAATTTTGAATGTGAAAGTGGACATTGCCGCCACATCGCCACCGCAACAGGGCGTGTTGATGGTGGCAAATCACGTTTCGTGGTTGGACATTTTGGCGATTATGGCGCATTTTCCTGCCAGTTTCATTGCCGCCAAAGAGCTGAAAAACTGGTTGATTGTGGGCAAAATCATCGCCAGCGCAGACACGGTGTTCATAGACCGCAGCAACCGCAAAGACATTGAACCCATCAATGCCGCCATCGCCCAAGCCTTGCAACAGGGCAAGAATGTGTGTTTTTTCCCCGAGGCGCGAACCAGCTTGGGTAATGGTGTGTTGCCGCTCAAAGCGGCTTTGTTTCAGGCTGCCATCAATGCCAATGCGCCTGTACAGGTGTTGGCTTTGCGTTATTATGATGAGCAAAATCAACGCACCAGCCAAGTCACTTTTTCGGATACGCCTTTTTTTGTTTCGTTGTGGCGCATTGCGCGGCTGCCTGAAATTCATCTTAAAATCAATGAAATCACCTTGCCGCCACCGCAAACGCTGCCTGAATGCGACCGCTTTGTGTTAAAAGACAAAGCGCAAGATTATTTGCGCGAAGTGGTGTGTGCCGACAGCCCCAATCCCGATTTGCTCATCAAGGAAAAGCCATGA
- the plsX gene encoding phosphate acyltransferase PlsX translates to MITLAIDAMGGDIGLAVTAPAATAFLNQQPQARLIMVGDETQIQAALKAANAPLDRIEIVHTTQIVAMDEAPQAALKNKKDSSMRVAIEQVKNGKAQAAVSAGNTGALMATARFVLKTLPNVERPAIAKFLPAQGEHLTLMLDLGANVDCSAEQLFQFAVLGSELFSALNPQQKTARVGLLNVGTEDIKGTEVVKQTFALLQESSLNFVGNVEGNAVFSGDIDVVVADGFVGNIVLKTIEGAVKFMGGAIKQEFQRNALTKLGGMAALPALNGFKKRLDPRRFNGAIFLGLRGIVIKSHGGTDAVGFAYALEEAYHEAQTNSLDKIASGVAAQLEAFNERKLLKQQEQMADGEV, encoded by the coding sequence ATGATTACACTCGCCATTGATGCCATGGGCGGCGACATCGGTTTAGCCGTAACCGCCCCTGCTGCCACCGCTTTTTTAAACCAACAACCCCAAGCCCGATTGATTATGGTCGGCGATGAAACCCAAATTCAGGCTGCCTTAAAAGCCGCCAACGCCCCATTAGATCGCATTGAAATCGTCCACACCACCCAAATTGTTGCCATGGACGAAGCCCCACAAGCCGCTTTGAAAAACAAAAAAGATTCGTCCATGCGCGTTGCCATTGAACAGGTCAAAAACGGCAAAGCACAAGCGGCTGTGTCGGCTGGCAACACGGGTGCGCTTATGGCAACCGCCCGTTTTGTCTTGAAAACGCTGCCGAATGTGGAACGCCCCGCCATTGCCAAATTCTTGCCCGCGCAGGGCGAACATTTAACGTTGATGTTGGATTTGGGCGCGAATGTGGATTGCTCTGCCGAACAGCTTTTTCAATTTGCGGTGCTGGGCAGCGAATTGTTCAGCGCATTGAATCCACAACAAAAAACGGCGCGTGTGGGCTTGCTCAATGTGGGTACGGAAGACATTAAAGGCACAGAAGTGGTCAAACAAACTTTTGCGCTGTTGCAAGAAAGCAGCCTGAATTTTGTCGGCAATGTGGAAGGCAACGCCGTGTTCAGTGGCGACATTGATGTGGTGGTGGCAGATGGTTTTGTGGGCAACATTGTTTTGAAAACGATTGAAGGGGCGGTCAAATTCATGGGCGGTGCCATCAAGCAGGAATTTCAACGCAATGCTTTAACCAAATTGGGTGGCATGGCGGCTTTGCCTGCACTCAATGGTTTCAAAAAACGACTGGACCCACGCCGTTTTAATGGTGCGATTTTTTTGGGTTTGCGCGGCATTGTGATTAAAAGTCATGGTGGCACAGACGCGGTTGGCTTTGCCTATGCTTTGGAAGAAGCCTATCACGAAGCGCAAACCAACAGTTTGGACAAAATCGCCTCGGGCGTGGCGGCGCAGTTGGAGGCGTTTAATGAACGCAAATTGTTGAAACAACAAGAACAAATGGCAGATGGGGAAGTGTGA
- the lptF gene encoding LPS export ABC transporter permease LptF codes for MIFQKQFIKETTLTAMAIFLVVLAILVFTQGINLLGRAADGRVAIDAVAALIGFWTLGMTPLLLVLTAYISILTVLTRYWRDSEMSIWLASGLGLRLWIKPVLAFAVPLAMVVAVMQLAVLPWAELRSREYAELLKQKQNLSLIESGRFAELGKKNGRIYFVETFDTQKGEIRNVFLRETDPNGRDSVIFAKQGYFDLSNNQRKLVLQQGYRYSGKAGQGDFDEVAFENLSLIINTTPKLISPIDHRRTIPSRDLLGSPQPKYQAELMWRVSMPLTVILLSLLAIPISYFNPRTGNSYHVLVAVGFFLLYQNGLTLLRDAVEDGKIPFWVGFLPMHLLILGCFVLLLRMRSVPAQPFWRGLKNAFK; via the coding sequence ATGATTTTTCAAAAACAATTTATCAAAGAAACCACGCTCACCGCCATGGCAATTTTCTTGGTTGTCTTGGCGATTTTGGTTTTCACACAAGGCATTAACCTGCTCGGACGCGCAGCCGATGGGCGCGTGGCAATTGACGCAGTAGCGGCACTCATCGGCTTTTGGACGTTGGGCATGACCCCATTGTTGCTGGTTTTAACCGCCTACATCAGCATTTTAACCGTACTCACACGCTATTGGCGCGACAGCGAAATGTCCATTTGGTTGGCAAGCGGTTTGGGTTTGCGATTGTGGATTAAGCCCGTGCTGGCATTTGCCGTGCCATTGGCGATGGTGGTGGCGGTCATGCAACTGGCGGTATTGCCATGGGCAGAATTGCGCAGCCGAGAATACGCCGAATTGTTGAAACAAAAACAAAACCTATCGCTGATTGAATCAGGCAGATTTGCCGAACTGGGCAAAAAAAACGGACGCATTTATTTTGTAGAAACCTTTGACACCCAAAAAGGCGAAATCCGCAACGTCTTTTTGCGCGAAACAGACCCAAACGGGCGCGACAGCGTGATTTTTGCCAAACAAGGGTATTTTGATTTGAGCAACAACCAACGCAAATTGGTATTGCAACAAGGCTACCGTTATAGCGGCAAAGCAGGGCAGGGCGATTTTGACGAAGTGGCATTTGAAAACCTGTCGCTCATCATCAACACCACCCCCAAATTAATCAGCCCCATAGACCACCGCCGCACCATACCCAGCCGCGATTTATTGGGCAGCCCGCAACCCAAATACCAAGCCGAATTGATGTGGCGCGTTTCCATGCCTTTAACCGTGATTTTATTGAGTTTATTGGCGATTCCCATTTCCTATTTCAATCCGCGCACGGGCAATTCGTATCACGTTTTGGTGGCGGTGGGATTTTTCTTGTTGTATCAAAACGGTTTAACCTTGCTGCGCGATGCGGTGGAAGACGGCAAAATCCCATTTTGGGTGGGATTTTTGCCCATGCACCTGTTGATTTTGGGGTGTTTTGTGTTGTTGCTGCGTATGCGTTCGGTGCCAGCGCAACCCTTTTGGCGTGGCTTAAAAAACGCATTCAAATAA